One Malus domestica chromosome 11, GDT2T_hap1 genomic region harbors:
- the LOC114819680 gene encoding non-specific lipid transfer protein GPI-anchored 15-like, protein MAFKGIEMVLALVLGSMLLGGVMAQLSCTSTITSLVPCLNFVTGNTSNPSSSCCSQLSNVVQSSPQCLCSLVNGASSLGITINQTLALSLPRACKVQTPPPSQCKGANGPSTSSSTPPASSPAASSNETPSEASTPEASISPLASDIPSSSGGGSKTVPSTNGNTSDGSTSRAPLHFVLFLVFVMSCASSLAKF, encoded by the exons ATGGCATTCAAAGGAATTGAGATGGTTCTAGCCCTGGTCCTTGGGTCCATGCTATTGGGTGGAGTCATGGCTCAGTTAAGCTGCACCAGCACAATCACAAGCCTGGTTCCATGCCTCAACTTCGTTACTGGAAACACATCAAACCCTTCATCTTCTTGCTGCTCACAGCTCTCTAATGTTGTCCAGTCATCACCTCAGTGCCTTTGCTCTTTGGTCAACGGTGCCAGCTCATTGGGCATCACCATAAACCAAACACttgctttgtcattgcccaGGGCTTGCAAAGTGCAAACTCCTCCCCCTAGCCAATGTAAAG GTGCCAATGGACCTTCAACTTCATCATCAACTCCTCCAGCAAGTTCCCCAGCAGCTTCCTCCAATGAAACACCTTCAGAAGCTTCTACTCCTGAAGCGTCCATTTCGCCATTGGCCTCGGACATTCCTTCATCTTCAG GAGGAGGTTCGAAAACAGTCCCATCCACAAACGGTAACACATCCGACGGAAGCACCAGCAGAGCACCTCTTCATTTTGTGCTCTTTCTCGTTTTTGTTATGTCATGTGCTTCTTCGCTCGCCAAATTCTGA
- the LOC103448983 gene encoding non-specific lipid transfer protein GPI-anchored 16-like, which produces MDSFKDFRLSLIPITLLIISLRWVNGQISTPCTTSMISSITPCVNFITGSTSSGAPPTAGCCNSLKSIMGTGTDCACLLITGGVPFQLPINQTLALSLPQVCGMGAVPLQCKASGSPLAAPGSGLLGPTPPPTASSPLSPGDSMAVAAGPAPESGTSDDLQPASPSDEPEAPTQSTKGVGRPQLTPSASSLTYVPPPSFILIILGIMVFKSY; this is translated from the exons ATGGACTCATTCAAGGACTTTCGATTGAGTCTAATCCCAATTACCCTCCTTATCATTTCACTAAGATGGGTTAATGGGCAGATTAGTACACCATGCACAACCTCAATGATAAGCAGCATCACTCCATGCGTAAATTTCATCACCGGGAGTACAAGCAGCGGCGCACCACCGACAGCCGGATGTTGCAATTCGTTAAAGTCAATAATGGGCACGGGCACGGACTGCGCTTGTCTTCTTATAACCGGCGGTGTCCCTTTCCAACTGCCCATTAACCAAACCCTTGCGCTTTCTCTTCCTCAAGTTTGTGGGATGGGAGCCGTCCCACTGCAATGCAAAG CCTCTGGTAGTCCTTTAGCTGCTCCAG GTTCTGGGTTACTAGGGCCAACACCCCCACCAACAGCTTCTTCACCTCTAAGTCCAGGAG ATTCTATGGCGGTTGCAGCAGGTCCTGCACCAGAATCTGGAACATCTGATGATCTGCAGCCAGCATCTCCATCAGATGAACCAGAAGCTCCAACACAAAGTACCAAAGGAGTCGGAAGACCACAGCTGACCCCATCAGCATCTAGTTTAACCTATGTTCCCCCACCATCTTTCATACTGATAATTTTGGGAATTATGGTTTTCAAGTCCTACTAA